From Streptomyces sp. NBC_00376, one genomic window encodes:
- a CDS encoding serine/threonine-protein kinase — protein MEQGMGPPGQVLGGRYRVGNQLGHGGFGGVWEAYDEVLDRRVAVKAVTSSHREAMRFARLAALVHHPNLVTVHDFVEADGVLWYVMPLVSGPSLAEYLAENGQMSGRQVREVAKALLDALAALHEAGVVHGGVRPANILMDEVGWKLLPGIAVMARDDDPDTTEHEWLSIGAAGYVAPERLRGAPQEPSNDLFSLGVTLHELVTGRPPFQRGDVWRTLAAVEREEPPALGGVGVLEWLIKRLLDKDPEQRPSAAQARQVLLVEAEEVRQELWSAQALMLPPLEMQKRPGLLVMPPMPKPVPRRNATVLASSLLLLLSMLTVALVWGAGRAHVAAGYVSGLFVSLWPWALFALGLSVLGVQVRAALTRRRARGLMPAWRWYASSLAPPARWTIEEWDRRRAAAERAVDEALLTVDRRVASASPGPGTNRGTTDV, from the coding sequence ATGGAGCAGGGAATGGGGCCTCCAGGACAAGTGCTTGGCGGTCGGTATCGGGTCGGGAACCAGCTGGGGCACGGCGGTTTCGGGGGTGTATGGGAGGCGTACGACGAGGTACTGGACCGCCGGGTGGCGGTCAAAGCGGTGACGTCGTCACACCGGGAGGCAATGAGGTTCGCGCGTTTGGCCGCCTTGGTGCACCATCCGAACCTCGTCACCGTGCACGACTTCGTGGAAGCGGACGGAGTGCTGTGGTATGTCATGCCGCTCGTCTCCGGCCCGTCGCTCGCCGAGTACCTGGCCGAGAACGGCCAGATGTCCGGCCGGCAGGTGAGAGAGGTCGCGAAGGCGCTGCTTGATGCGCTGGCGGCGCTGCACGAGGCCGGGGTCGTTCACGGGGGAGTGCGACCCGCCAACATCCTTATGGACGAAGTGGGATGGAAACTGTTGCCGGGCATCGCGGTCATGGCGCGGGACGACGACCCTGACACCACCGAGCACGAATGGTTGAGCATCGGCGCCGCAGGCTACGTCGCTCCTGAGCGACTCCGTGGTGCCCCTCAGGAGCCGAGCAATGACCTGTTCTCGTTGGGGGTGACGCTCCATGAGCTTGTCACGGGGCGTCCGCCGTTCCAGCGGGGCGACGTCTGGAGGACCCTGGCGGCGGTGGAGCGCGAGGAGCCGCCGGCCCTCGGCGGCGTCGGTGTGCTCGAGTGGCTCATCAAGAGGCTGCTGGACAAGGACCCCGAGCAACGACCATCGGCGGCCCAGGCGCGGCAAGTGCTCCTGGTCGAGGCTGAGGAAGTGCGGCAGGAGCTTTGGTCCGCGCAGGCGCTGATGCTGCCGCCGTTGGAAATGCAGAAGCGGCCCGGGCTGCTGGTCATGCCCCCGATGCCCAAGCCGGTGCCGCGCAGGAACGCGACCGTCCTCGCGAGTTCGCTGCTATTGCTCCTCTCGATGCTCACGGTGGCGTTGGTCTGGGGGGCGGGGCGGGCTCATGTTGCAGCGGGCTATGTGTCGGGCCTTTTTGTCTCCCTGTGGCCGTGGGCGTTGTTCGCCCTCGGGCTCTCTGTGCTCGGCGTACAGGTGCGCGCGGCGCTGACACGGCGGCGCGCTCGGGGGCTGATGCCTGCGTGGCGGTGGTACGCAAGCTCGCTCGCGCCGCCGGCACGGTGGACCATCGAGGAATGGGACCGGCGCCGCGCGGCCGCCGAACGAGCCGTGGACGAGGCGCTGTTGACGGTCGACCGACGGGTGGCGTCCGCGTCGCCGGGCCCAGGTACGAACAGGGGGACGACCGATGTCTGA
- a CDS encoding DUF4231 domain-containing protein: protein MARSLDDDYRHRTAAVDEESGNELTHAQLRRLVKEQEQELARRRLLDRAFGATVLTAACCLVVALCVTVLNWEDPDRYARQDIVCGALFALSVGVILAIHKARSGLTSRHELELMLEQNGEVLRWANAKSQPTLAERRKLYREDVSGMIEHYQAESRKYRRVHNTLQSMVMIGSALTTMVAAFDVAKELTPQSVTIVVISFAITLATAFTGYYKYRERSYFLQQTADSIEEEANALALGVGEYHEYGSDQEDQALARFTHRVESLRNEQRRRQQQLDQPADQDTPAGQQQA, encoded by the coding sequence GTGGCCCGCAGTCTTGATGACGACTACCGCCACCGCACGGCGGCGGTCGACGAAGAGTCCGGCAACGAGCTCACTCACGCGCAGCTCCGCCGGCTGGTGAAGGAGCAGGAGCAGGAACTCGCCCGGCGCCGGCTGCTCGACCGCGCTTTCGGCGCCACCGTGCTGACAGCCGCGTGCTGCCTCGTCGTTGCCCTGTGCGTGACGGTGCTGAACTGGGAAGACCCGGACCGGTATGCCAGGCAGGACATCGTGTGCGGAGCGCTGTTCGCCCTGTCCGTCGGGGTGATCCTGGCGATACACAAGGCCCGCTCCGGGTTGACGAGCCGCCATGAGCTGGAGCTCATGCTCGAGCAGAACGGGGAGGTACTCCGTTGGGCCAACGCCAAGTCCCAGCCGACCCTCGCTGAACGGCGCAAGCTCTACCGTGAAGACGTCTCCGGCATGATCGAGCACTATCAAGCCGAGAGCAGGAAGTACCGCCGTGTCCACAACACCCTGCAGTCCATGGTCATGATCGGGTCGGCATTGACAACCATGGTGGCGGCCTTCGACGTAGCTAAGGAGCTGACCCCGCAGAGCGTCACCATTGTCGTCATCAGCTTCGCCATCACACTGGCCACGGCCTTCACCGGGTACTACAAGTACCGCGAGCGCAGCTACTTCCTTCAGCAGACAGCAGACTCCATCGAGGAAGAAGCCAACGCCCTCGCCCTCGGTGTGGGCGAATACCACGAGTACGGCAGTGATCAGGAAGACCAGGCACTCGCCCGCTTCACCCACCGGGTCGAGAGCCTGCGCAATGAACAGCGGCGCCGCCAGCAGCAACTCGACCAGCCCGCCGACCAGGACACACCCGCAGGCCAGCAGCAGGCCTGA